The Vulcanimicrobium alpinum sequence CGGCCTGTTCATCATCGATCCGGAAGGCGTGCTCCGCTACGCGGTCGTCACCAACGACAACGTCGGCCGCTCGGTCGAAGAGACGCTGCGCGTGCTGCAGGCTCTGCAGACCGGCGGGCTCTGCGCCGCCGACTGGTCGCCCGGCAAAGACCTGCTGAAGGTCGGAGCCTAGTCCGCGATGCCGCTGCGTACGGGAAGCGCGCTGCCGTCGTTCGACGGCGTTGCGACGTGGGCCGGCGGCGTTGCCCCGAAGACCGAGGAGCTGGCAGGGAAGCCGCTCCTCGTCCACTTCTGGTCGATCAGCTGCTACATCTGCCACAACGTCGCCGAAGACGTCGCGAAGTGGCAGGCGGAGTATGGTCCGCAGGGGCTCGAGGTGATCGCGGTCCATCAGCCGCGCGGCCCGGAAGAACTCGATATCGCCACGGTGATCGACGACGCGCAGGGACCGATGGGGATCACGTGGCCGCTCGCGATCGACAACGAACACACGCTCGTCCAGCGCTTCGAGAACCAGTTCGTCCCCGCGTACTACGTGTTCGACCGCGACCACAAACTCGTGCATCGCCAAGCCGGCGACCGCGGCTTCGAGCGCCTGCACGAGAAAATCGGCGAGATGCTCGCCGCTAAGCCCGCCGCGTAGACCGCCCGCGCGGCGGTCTTGCGCCCGCGAAGCCGATGGCGTATGCTCTCTGAGTTGTCGGCCGCGCCCCCGCGCAGCCCGCTTCACCCTGCGCGAGTGGCGGAATTGGTAGACGCACTAGCTTGAGGGGTTAGCGCCTTCACCGGCGTGCTGGTTCAAATCCAGTCTCGCGCACCAAGTACCGACGCCCGGGTCCCACGCCCGGGCGTTCGCGCATGGTGCCGGTCCGTCGGCCGCGGCAACGGTAGAATTAGGAGACGGCGCGAAACATCAGGGAGCCCCCCTCCGTAGTTCGGGTCGACCGACGAGAGGACGGTCCTCATCGTATGTGGCTGACGCGGTTCTCCATCCAGCGCCCCATCATCGTTGCGATGCTGTTCATCGCCATCGGGGTTTTCGGCGTCATCTCGTTCCAGAAGTTGGGGCGCAGCCTCAACCCGAACGTGACGTTTCCGATCGTCGTCGTCTCGGCTTCGTATCCGGGTGCTTCACCCGAAGAGATGGAGCGGCTGGTCATCAAGCCCATCGAAGACCAGATCGACGGGATCGACAACCTCGACCGCATGTCCGCAACGGCGCAGGAAGGCCGTGCATCGGTCGTCGTGCAGTTCAAACTCGACACGAACCTCGACTTCGCCGCGATCGACGTGCAACGGCGCGTGGACACCGCGCGCGTGTACATGCCGACGGACCTCGACCCGCCGGTCGTCGACAAGAGCGCGGGCGACCAGCAGGCGCCGATCCTCGAACTCGCGCTGAGTTCGAAGTCGCTCTCGGGGACCGCGCTCTCCGATTTGGTCGATCAGCGCATCGTGCCGGAGATCAAGCACATCCCCGACGTACAGAGCGTCGATGCACGCGGTGAGGTGAAGCGCGAGTTCCACGTCAGCCCCGATCCGCTGCGGTTGTTGGGTACCGGAGCGACGCTCCCGGACGTCTTCAGCGCCGTCTCCAGCAACAATCAGAACTTGCCGGGCGGCCGGCTCGACTCGCCGTCGCGGGAGACCGAAGTCTCGATCCGCTCCGACATCGTGCAGGCGAGCGACATGCTCGGGATCCCGCTCGCGGTGCCGAGCCTTACCGGTGCATCAAATCCGAACGGTCTCAAGATCGGCAACGTCGCGACGACCGAAGACGGTCACGTCGAGCAGCGCATCGTCTCGAAGTACAATGGTTCGCCGACGGTGATCCTCGATGTCAACCGCGTCATTCGCTCCGACGAGATTCACTCCACGGAGGTCGCACGCGCGCGGCTCGCCGAGATCGCGAAGCGCTATCCCGCCGTCAAGTTCGAAGAGATCGACGCGCCCGCCGAGTACACGCAGGCGTCGCTGAACGGCGTCATCCAGAGCCTGCTCGAAGGGATCGTCCTCACCGCGGTCGTGCTGATGCTCTTCCTGCACGCCTGGCGCAACGCGGTCGTCGTGATGATCGCGATCCCCGCTTCTCTGCTCGCGACCTTCATCGTGATGCGGGAACTGCACTTCACGCTCAACATCGTCTCGCTGATGGGCCTCTCGCTGATCATCGGGATCCTGGTCGACGACTCGATCGTCGTGCTTGAGAACATCACCCGCCACCTCGACATGGGCCAGCGTCCGTTCGACGCGGCGATCGCGGGGCGCAGCGAGATCGGCGGCGCGGCCGTCGCGATCACGCTCGTCGACGTCGTCGTGTTCCTCCCGATCGCGTTCCTGAGCGGGATCGTCGGGAAGTACATGATCGAGTTCGGGATCGTCGTCGTGGTCGCGACGCTGTTCTCGCTGCTCGTCTCGTTCACGCTGACGCCGATGCTCGCGGCGCGCTGGTCGGTCCGCCGCC is a genomic window containing:
- a CDS encoding TlpA disulfide reductase family protein; translation: MPLRTGSALPSFDGVATWAGGVAPKTEELAGKPLLVHFWSISCYICHNVAEDVAKWQAEYGPQGLEVIAVHQPRGPEELDIATVIDDAQGPMGITWPLAIDNEHTLVQRFENQFVPAYYVFDRDHKLVHRQAGDRGFERLHEKIGEMLAAKPAA